Proteins encoded in a region of the Phocoena phocoena chromosome X, mPhoPho1.1, whole genome shotgun sequence genome:
- the PLP1 gene encoding myelin proteolipid protein isoform X2: protein MGLLECCARCLVGAPFASLVATGLCFFGVALFCGCGHEALTGTEKLIETYFSKNYQDYEYLINVIHAFQYVIYGTASFFFLYGALLLAEGFYTTGAVRQIFGDYKTTICGKGLSATFVGITYALTIVWLLVFACSAVPVYIYFNTWTTCQSIATPSKTSASIGSLCADARMYGVLPWNAFPGKVCGSNLLSICKTAEFQMTFHLFIAAFVGAAATLVSLLTFMIAATYNFAVLKLMGRGTKF from the exons GCTTGTTAGAGTGCTGTGCGAGATGTCTCGTAGGGGCCCCCtttgcttccctggtggccactGGATTGTGTTTCTTTGGGGTGGCACTGTTCTGTGGCTGTGGACATGAAGCACTCACTGGCACAGAAAAGCTAATTGAGACCTATTTCTCCAAAAACTACCAGGACTATGAATATCTCATCAATGT GATCCATGCTTTCCAGTATGTCATCTATGGAActgcctctttcttcttcctttatggGGCCCTCCTGCTGGCTGAGGGCTTCTACACCACCGGCGCAGTCAGGCAGATCTTTGGCGACTACAAGACCACCATCTGCGGCAAGGGCCTGAGTGCAACG TTTGTGGGCATCACCTATGCCCTGACCATTGTGTGGCTCCTGGTGTTTGCCTGCTCTGCTGTGCCTGTGTACATTTACTTCAACACTTGGACCACTTGCCAGTCTATTGCCACCCCCAGCAAGACCTCTGCCAGTATAGGCAGTCTCTGTGCTGATGCCAGAATGTATG GTGTTCTCCCATGGAATGCCTTCCCTGGCAAGGTGTGTGGCTCCAACCTTCTGTCCATCTGCAAAACAGCTGAG TTCCAAATGACCTTCCACCTGTTTATTGCTGCATTTGTGGGGGCCGCAGCAACACTGGTTTCCCTG CTCACCTTCATGATTGCTGCCACTTACAACTTTGCCGTCCTGAAACTCATGGGCCGAGGCACCAAGTTCTGA
- the PLP1 gene encoding myelin proteolipid protein isoform X1 has product MGLLECCARCLVGAPFASLVATGLCFFGVALFCGCGHEALTGTEKLIETYFSKNYQDYEYLINVIHAFQYVIYGTASFFFLYGALLLAEGFYTTGAVRQIFGDYKTTICGKGLSATVTGGQKGRGSRGQHQAHSLERVCHCLGKWLGHPDKFVGITYALTIVWLLVFACSAVPVYIYFNTWTTCQSIATPSKTSASIGSLCADARMYGVLPWNAFPGKVCGSNLLSICKTAEFQMTFHLFIAAFVGAAATLVSLLTFMIAATYNFAVLKLMGRGTKF; this is encoded by the exons GCTTGTTAGAGTGCTGTGCGAGATGTCTCGTAGGGGCCCCCtttgcttccctggtggccactGGATTGTGTTTCTTTGGGGTGGCACTGTTCTGTGGCTGTGGACATGAAGCACTCACTGGCACAGAAAAGCTAATTGAGACCTATTTCTCCAAAAACTACCAGGACTATGAATATCTCATCAATGT GATCCATGCTTTCCAGTATGTCATCTATGGAActgcctctttcttcttcctttatggGGCCCTCCTGCTGGCTGAGGGCTTCTACACCACCGGCGCAGTCAGGCAGATCTTTGGCGACTACAAGACCACCATCTGCGGCAAGGGCCTGAGTGCAACGGTAACAGGGGGCCAGAAGGGGAGGGGTTCCAGAGGCCAACATCAAGCTCATTCTTTGGAGCGGGTGTGTCATTGTTTGGGAAAATGGCTAGGACATCCCGACAAG TTTGTGGGCATCACCTATGCCCTGACCATTGTGTGGCTCCTGGTGTTTGCCTGCTCTGCTGTGCCTGTGTACATTTACTTCAACACTTGGACCACTTGCCAGTCTATTGCCACCCCCAGCAAGACCTCTGCCAGTATAGGCAGTCTCTGTGCTGATGCCAGAATGTATG GTGTTCTCCCATGGAATGCCTTCCCTGGCAAGGTGTGTGGCTCCAACCTTCTGTCCATCTGCAAAACAGCTGAG TTCCAAATGACCTTCCACCTGTTTATTGCTGCATTTGTGGGGGCCGCAGCAACACTGGTTTCCCTG CTCACCTTCATGATTGCTGCCACTTACAACTTTGCCGTCCTGAAACTCATGGGCCGAGGCACCAAGTTCTGA